A single region of the Streptomyces sp. NBC_01262 genome encodes:
- a CDS encoding SpoIIE family protein phosphatase: protein MDAFSGTAAVVVDSGGIVLGWSGAAAELLGITAKEACGRPVRDLLAEAPGEGDGPFAEPGGPESPEAGRGMLRHSSGRSVEVVWRVQRMEGSAEAVMLAVPAGLVDDCGRDAAFARALLAQDRVGICVQDAGLTIVRSNLSGGRFGWADTVVLGRRLSDLLSPEDARSTDTALRRVIDTGVPANGLERWVRSSAEPGRRRALSLSAFRLDNGAGRPAGLLTVFTDITEHLRDRRHLRMLHEAAVRIGGSLDVVRTAQDLADVLVPALGDLAWVSLAEAVLDGDEPPKLARMGDWHMRRVATASAAPWPSGLPGTGRMDPQPVLNLPALEMIQQGETVVIPDRAAAMAAAKGHPELIPQFIPEHGQSAVAAPLFARGLILGATVVWRTDGRDAFDRGDADLLTEVVTRGALSVDNARRYTREHRAAVALQQRLLPRPATDTPAAATAGLYVPAAGASGISGDWFDVIPLPCLRVAFVVGDVSGHGLHATATMGRLRTAVHTLAELEMEPEELLSHVDDLVRQLANEAPPGQHDMIGATCLYAVYDPVTRRLDLSSAGHPPPLMALPDGTVHTVEVSPGPLLGVGGLPFETTRTVLPAGTVLALYTDGLVRTGADDIDAGTRRLAGALATLSARGGRPLDETGRALLATAGGAPPRDDIALLLARTRAIRPTAVANWRFPRDPTAVADARTAVGRQLTAWGLDDLAYTTELVVSELVTNAIRYSAGPVGLRLIHDGVLACEVSDPSNTQPRLGRAHIADEGGRGLFLVAQLTDRWGCRYGRSGKTIWAEQSLSAGVPLDVRSPL, encoded by the coding sequence ATGGACGCCTTCAGCGGTACGGCCGCCGTGGTGGTCGACAGCGGGGGCATCGTGCTGGGGTGGTCCGGTGCCGCCGCCGAATTGCTGGGCATCACGGCGAAGGAGGCCTGCGGCCGGCCCGTACGGGACCTGCTCGCCGAGGCGCCGGGGGAGGGCGACGGGCCCTTCGCCGAGCCTGGCGGGCCGGAGTCGCCGGAGGCGGGGCGGGGGATGCTCCGGCACAGTTCGGGGCGGTCTGTCGAGGTCGTCTGGCGTGTGCAGCGGATGGAGGGGTCCGCCGAGGCGGTGATGCTGGCTGTTCCCGCCGGGCTCGTCGACGACTGCGGGCGGGACGCGGCGTTCGCGCGGGCACTGCTCGCGCAGGACAGGGTCGGGATCTGCGTCCAGGACGCCGGGCTGACCATTGTGCGGAGCAATCTGAGCGGCGGGCGGTTCGGCTGGGCCGACACCGTGGTCCTCGGCCGGCGGCTGAGCGATCTGTTGTCCCCGGAGGACGCCCGGAGCACCGATACGGCCCTTCGCAGGGTGATCGACACCGGTGTGCCGGCGAACGGTCTGGAGCGGTGGGTCCGGTCTTCGGCCGAGCCCGGGCGGCGGCGTGCCCTGTCGCTGTCCGCCTTCCGGCTCGACAACGGCGCAGGCCGTCCGGCGGGCCTCCTCACCGTGTTCACCGACATCACCGAGCACCTGCGGGACCGCCGCCACCTGCGGATGCTCCACGAGGCCGCGGTCCGGATCGGCGGTTCCCTCGATGTGGTGCGTACCGCGCAGGACCTGGCCGATGTGCTCGTACCGGCCCTGGGGGACCTGGCCTGGGTGAGCCTGGCCGAGGCGGTGCTCGACGGCGACGAGCCGCCGAAGCTGGCCCGCATGGGGGACTGGCACATGCGCAGGGTGGCCACCGCCTCGGCGGCGCCGTGGCCGTCCGGGCTTCCCGGCACGGGCAGGATGGATCCCCAGCCGGTGCTGAACCTGCCGGCGCTGGAGATGATCCAGCAGGGGGAGACCGTCGTCATACCCGACCGGGCGGCCGCGATGGCCGCGGCGAAGGGGCACCCCGAGCTGATCCCGCAGTTCATCCCGGAGCACGGGCAGTCGGCCGTGGCGGCGCCGCTGTTCGCCCGCGGCCTGATACTGGGCGCGACCGTGGTCTGGCGTACCGACGGGCGCGACGCCTTCGACCGGGGGGACGCCGACCTGCTGACGGAAGTCGTCACCCGCGGCGCGCTGAGCGTGGACAACGCCCGCCGGTACACCCGGGAACACCGGGCGGCGGTCGCCCTGCAGCAGCGTCTGCTGCCCCGCCCCGCCACCGACACCCCGGCAGCCGCCACCGCGGGCCTTTACGTACCCGCCGCGGGCGCCTCCGGCATCAGCGGCGACTGGTTCGACGTCATCCCCCTGCCCTGTCTGCGGGTGGCTTTCGTCGTCGGCGACGTGTCCGGGCACGGCCTGCACGCCACCGCCACCATGGGCCGCCTGCGCACGGCCGTTCACACCCTGGCCGAGCTGGAGATGGAGCCCGAAGAACTGCTCAGCCACGTGGACGACCTCGTCCGGCAACTGGCCAACGAAGCACCCCCCGGCCAGCACGACATGATCGGGGCCACCTGCCTCTACGCCGTCTACGACCCCGTCACCCGCCGCCTCGACCTCTCCAGCGCGGGCCATCCGCCGCCGCTCATGGCCCTGCCCGACGGCACCGTCCACACCGTCGAGGTCTCCCCGGGCCCCCTCCTCGGCGTGGGAGGCCTGCCGTTCGAGACCACTCGGACCGTGCTGCCCGCCGGGACCGTCCTCGCCCTGTACACCGACGGGCTCGTACGCACCGGCGCCGACGACATAGACGCGGGCACCCGGCGGCTGGCCGGCGCCCTCGCGACGCTGTCCGCGCGGGGCGGCCGTCCGCTCGACGAGACGGGCCGGGCCCTGCTCGCCACCGCCGGGGGCGCCCCGCCCCGGGACGACATCGCCCTGCTCCTGGCCCGCACCCGCGCCATCCGGCCGACCGCCGTCGCGAACTGGCGGTTCCCCCGCGACCCCACGGCCGTCGCCGACGCCCGGACCGCCGTCGGCCGGCAGCTGACCGCCTGGGGCCTGGACGACCTCGCCTACACCACCGAACTCGTGGTCAGCGAACTGGTCACCAACGCCATCCGCTACTCCGCCGGGCCGGTCGGACTGCGCCTCATCCACGACGGCGTCCTGGCCTGCGAGGTCTCCGACCCCAGCAACACCCAGCCGCGTCTGGGCCGCGCCCACATCGCCGATGAGGGCGGCCGCGGCCTCTTCCTCGTCGCCCAGCTCACCGACCGCTGGGGCTGCCGCTACGGCCGGTCCGGCAAAACCATCTGGGCCGAGCAGTCCCTCTCCGCAGGTGTGCCCCTGGACGTACGATCGCCGCTGTGA
- a CDS encoding response regulator transcription factor, whose translation MSTDGHTGGRVLVADDDAAVRRSLERGLRLNGFSVGLAEGGRAALAAVRDAEPDAVVLDISMPDLNGIEVCRTLRGQGNDVPVLMLSALDELADRVAGLQAGGDDYLVKPFALEELVLRLHALLRRRPPAASGPVRAAGVEIDPRTREARIDGEPLTLTRREFELLEVLARNSGLVLTRDQLLDRVWGYDFEVRTDAVDTFVSYLRRKLEADGRPRILHTVRGVGFVLRAGRP comes from the coding sequence GTGAGCACGGACGGACATACGGGCGGGCGGGTGCTGGTGGCGGACGACGACGCCGCCGTGCGGCGCTCGCTGGAGCGCGGGCTGCGGCTGAACGGCTTCTCGGTGGGCCTGGCGGAGGGCGGCAGGGCCGCGCTCGCCGCCGTACGGGACGCGGAACCCGACGCGGTGGTGCTGGACATCTCGATGCCCGACCTGAACGGCATCGAGGTGTGCCGGACGCTGCGCGGACAGGGCAACGACGTCCCCGTGCTGATGCTCTCCGCGCTGGACGAGCTCGCGGACCGGGTCGCGGGGCTGCAGGCGGGCGGCGACGACTACCTCGTCAAGCCCTTCGCCCTGGAGGAACTGGTGCTGCGGCTGCACGCGCTGCTGCGCCGCCGCCCGCCGGCCGCCTCCGGTCCCGTACGGGCCGCGGGCGTGGAGATCGACCCGCGGACGCGCGAGGCGCGCATCGACGGCGAGCCGCTGACGCTGACCCGGCGGGAATTCGAACTGCTGGAGGTGCTCGCCCGCAACAGCGGGCTGGTGCTCACCCGCGACCAGCTGCTGGACCGCGTGTGGGGATACGACTTCGAGGTGCGCACCGACGCAGTGGACACCTTCGTCAGCTATCTGCGGCGCAAGCTGGAGGCCGACGGGCGCCCGCGGATCCTGCACACCGTGCGGGGGGTGGGGTTCGTGCTCAGGGCCGGCCGGCCGTGA
- a CDS encoding HAMP domain-containing sensor histidine kinase, translated as MRLSTRIALAVGAVVPLLVLASGALLLRLVATDLHREQDTHLRDRAAALAQDAKAVLRATANERPAAEQAGSRRLFGTALDVGIRLTGPDGTVTASGGPQPSASVPPTGASVPVTVRADGASWRVLSVPVTGARGKALGTLWLFSPDTAADTQLRLVRRRVLTVALLAAPVAGLLAWAVARRAVRPLRRLQERAGGLDPGSSSVRLEHTPTGITEVDDLAGTLRTVLARYDEQAVRTHEALATARSFAAAASHELRNPLMSMRTNLDILTGHPGLPEGERTEVLADLQHEHARLLGMLVMLRALAQGDLVEEDTFGPVDLAELIDGSAADLRRRHPGAEVTTHLASGLLVHGWEQGLRSAVDNLLTNALVHGRTHDDGTARVEVTLRRSRERDIPAAVITVDDRGPGIAPDDRTAVFERFHRRPDSPGSGLGLTLVAQQIALHRGRITIHDRPDGPGTRLEVRLPLTDPAGTGTDTTPTLPLLRRDWLTAAGGPQGFHKEGS; from the coding sequence GTGAGGCTGTCGACGCGGATCGCGCTCGCCGTGGGCGCGGTGGTGCCGCTGCTGGTGCTGGCCTCGGGCGCACTGCTGCTGCGCCTGGTCGCCACCGACCTGCACCGGGAACAGGACACCCATCTGCGCGACCGAGCGGCAGCGCTTGCCCAGGACGCCAAGGCCGTGCTGCGCGCCACGGCGAACGAACGCCCGGCGGCCGAACAGGCGGGCTCGCGGCGGCTGTTCGGCACCGCGCTGGACGTCGGTATCCGGCTGACCGGACCCGACGGCACGGTGACCGCGTCGGGCGGCCCGCAGCCGTCCGCGTCGGTGCCACCGACCGGCGCGTCCGTGCCGGTCACCGTACGGGCCGACGGCGCGAGTTGGCGGGTGCTGTCGGTCCCGGTGACCGGCGCGCGCGGCAAAGCCCTCGGCACGCTGTGGCTGTTCTCGCCCGACACCGCGGCCGACACCCAGCTGCGCCTGGTGCGCAGACGCGTGCTGACGGTGGCGCTGCTCGCCGCCCCGGTCGCCGGGCTGCTGGCCTGGGCGGTCGCCCGGCGCGCGGTACGTCCGCTGCGGCGTCTCCAGGAACGGGCCGGCGGGCTGGACCCCGGTTCCAGCAGCGTACGGCTGGAGCACACGCCGACCGGGATCACCGAGGTGGACGACCTGGCGGGCACGTTGCGGACGGTGCTGGCCCGCTACGACGAGCAGGCCGTCAGGACCCATGAAGCGCTGGCCACCGCGCGCTCCTTCGCGGCCGCCGCTTCGCACGAACTGCGCAACCCCCTGATGAGCATGCGCACCAACCTCGACATCCTCACCGGCCACCCGGGGCTGCCGGAGGGCGAGCGCACCGAGGTGCTGGCGGATCTGCAACACGAACACGCCCGGCTGCTCGGCATGCTGGTGATGCTCAGAGCCCTGGCGCAGGGCGACCTGGTCGAGGAGGACACCTTCGGTCCCGTCGACCTCGCCGAACTGATCGACGGGTCGGCCGCCGACCTGCGGCGCAGGCATCCGGGCGCCGAGGTGACGACGCACCTGGCCTCCGGCCTGCTCGTCCACGGCTGGGAGCAGGGACTGCGCTCCGCCGTGGACAACCTCCTGACCAACGCCCTTGTGCACGGCCGCACCCACGACGACGGCACAGCCCGGGTGGAGGTGACGCTGCGCCGCAGCCGCGAGCGCGACATCCCGGCCGCCGTGATCACCGTGGACGACCGCGGCCCGGGCATCGCGCCCGACGACCGCACCGCGGTCTTCGAACGCTTCCACCGCCGCCCGGACAGCCCCGGTTCCGGCCTCGGACTGACGCTGGTGGCCCAGCAGATCGCCCTGCACCGGGGCCGGATCACCATCCACGACCGGCCGGACGGGCCGGGGACCCGCCTGGAGGTACGCCTCCCGCTCACCGACCCGGCCGGCACCGGCACCGACACGACGCCGACGCTGCCTCTGCTGCGCCGTGACTGGCTCACCGCCGCCGGCGGGCCACAAGGTTTCCACAAAGAAGGCTCCTAA
- a CDS encoding MerR family transcriptional regulator has product MFIIGDFARHGRVSVRMLRHYDATGLLRPAHVDPASGYRYYSAAQLARLNRIIALKDLGFTLQQVRDIVDEKVGAEELRGMLRLRRAELETAMAAAGARLVQVEARLRAIESEGHMPTNDVVIKSVPTVRVAELTAIAASFEPEDIGPVIGPLYDELFRRLGSAGITPTGPGVAYYEDAPEGGGRISVHAAVQVSAPLQDGAFRILDLPSMDQAATIVHRGSMDTVLPTAQTLARWTDANGYRSTGYPREINLECPENRDDWVTELQAPVIGCVSDN; this is encoded by the coding sequence ATGTTCATCATCGGAGACTTCGCCCGGCACGGCCGCGTATCGGTCCGGATGCTGCGTCACTACGACGCGACCGGCCTGCTGCGCCCGGCTCACGTCGACCCCGCCAGCGGCTACCGCTACTACAGCGCGGCCCAGCTCGCCCGCCTCAACCGGATCATCGCGCTCAAGGACCTCGGATTCACCCTCCAGCAGGTGCGGGACATCGTGGACGAGAAGGTCGGCGCCGAGGAACTGCGCGGCATGCTGCGGCTGCGGCGGGCCGAACTGGAGACGGCGATGGCTGCCGCAGGAGCACGGCTGGTCCAAGTCGAGGCGAGGCTCCGAGCGATCGAGAGCGAGGGGCACATGCCCACGAACGACGTTGTCATCAAGAGCGTCCCCACCGTCCGGGTGGCGGAGCTGACCGCAATCGCCGCCAGTTTCGAGCCCGAGGACATCGGCCCGGTCATCGGGCCGCTCTACGACGAGCTGTTCCGGCGCCTGGGCTCGGCGGGCATCACGCCCACGGGCCCCGGTGTCGCCTACTACGAGGACGCCCCGGAGGGCGGCGGCAGGATCAGCGTCCACGCCGCCGTCCAGGTCTCCGCCCCTCTCCAGGACGGCGCCTTCCGAATTCTCGACCTGCCGTCCATGGACCAGGCGGCGACCATCGTGCACCGCGGCTCGATGGACACCGTGCTCCCCACCGCCCAGACCCTGGCCCGCTGGACCGACGCCAACGGCTACCGGTCGACGGGATACCCCCGCGAGATCAACCTGGAGTGCCCCGAGAACCGCGACGACTGGGTGACGGAACTGCAGGCACCGGTGATCGGCTGTGTCAGTGACAACTGA
- a CDS encoding FtsK/SpoIIIE domain-containing protein has protein sequence MKLLVTTVADGDPATRQDILLEAAGTTALKDIATHLAEVSGAADNGDLYLGGDPQAPGTALAGSQVMDGSVIGLGAPVPPTAAPYGPDRAAMPQPHQVDHSPVVELQVVGGPDAGRVYPLGLGTHGIGPLEDSAVPLQGRGVPSDGVRVTVRPDGSALVELDGGGEVRLSVPEPPEHRGRPNVELLPLARDDGDETQQEAAADTAGLPEGWELWPLGGELAIGESLLRLCEPTVRDAAVLPSEGGGGLDYNRPPRILPHLAPERYRLPGPPEPPGRRPIPLLAALAPMVMGVAMVLFFNSYFYLMFMLLTPLLMAANHVSGRRAARKDFEEKSRTYRLRRASLEEDVRQKVARERQLRTESAPDPAVLGLWAVGPGNRLWERRRGDPDHLALRVGTAGQPSLLGIDDAAREDNHTSVHWTIPDAPVSLDLVGCGVVGLAGETGTVQGLARWLTAQAAVLHTPRDLRIVVLTDKTAQESWDWVRWLPHSRDGLPGSRGGAVTLIGNDPETVGNRVAELVSALRTRQRAAESTMSKALLSEPDVLVVMDGARRLRDVPGVVSILKEGPSVRILSLCLDQEERLLPEECTAVVRKENHRVTLRRTGQPDIPDIRPDLVGPAWCERLARGIAPIHDVTPDAAEGLPAHVGLLELLGLPEPSGPEIAARWARLPASTAFPLGAGYDGPAAFDLVKDGPHGLVAGTTGSGKSELLQTFVASLAAVNRPDELTFVLVDYKGGSAFKDCVRLPHTLGMVTDLDSHLVQRALTSLTAEVVRREHLLADAGAKDLPEYQGMRRRDPELAAVPRLVLVIDEFATLFREIPDFIPGLVSIAQRGRSLGIHLILATQRPAGVVNADIRANTNLRIALRVTDAGESQDVIDIKDAVSISPTTPGRALARLGHGTVVPFQTAYSGTPLPGAPGSAPAQEPDRPQEPTPVRTTELPWQRLGRTAGLPDLTAAPASSAADAELPTALNALVEAVSDAAELTGCAPQRSPWLPPLGRCVLIDDLPQPDPGHSGGARLAPVAWALSDLPASQAQLPVQLDLDSFGHLYVVGIPRSGRSQVLRTMAGSLARGHSSKDVHLYGVDFAGGALSAMGVLPHCGGVVPRGDTERLERLLGRLDTELERRQAELTTHHASNLAELREILPAAARPAHIMLLVDGWDALAEIVAEHNGGRQMDQLNRLLREGAASGLHVVATSERALLSGRATALNDNKLLLRLNDRADYHSVGKRPRDMPDLIHPGQGWTSDGAEIQVALLAPGASGQDQAEALRRIGAEAVRRDAGLPEERRPARIGTLPSKVAFTDAYDKVREELRRPMWGLLGLGGDDVSPVGVDFADASPTLVVAGPPGSGRSTTLASLAVSLLSSGTRLAVLAPRDTPLRALAAHPGVRFLTSADPTAQELAGILGPDGAPRVLLVDDADMLGQTRIDQELRDLVESGRDRGIGLAAGVSAEAMSGAMGWLGALKRRRRGVLLGPQSLLEGDILGARLTHAHLRNRMLGRGLTVDQRSGALINVQIPETELD, from the coding sequence ATGAAACTTCTCGTCACCACCGTCGCCGACGGCGATCCCGCCACCCGCCAGGACATCCTGCTGGAGGCGGCCGGCACCACCGCACTCAAGGACATCGCCACGCATCTGGCCGAGGTGAGCGGCGCCGCCGACAACGGTGACCTCTACCTGGGCGGCGACCCGCAGGCACCCGGCACCGCGCTGGCCGGCAGCCAGGTCATGGACGGCAGCGTCATCGGTCTCGGCGCACCCGTGCCGCCGACCGCCGCCCCGTACGGGCCGGACCGCGCGGCCATGCCGCAGCCGCATCAGGTGGACCACTCGCCGGTGGTCGAACTGCAGGTGGTGGGCGGGCCGGATGCCGGCCGGGTGTACCCGCTGGGCCTCGGCACGCACGGCATCGGTCCGCTGGAGGACTCGGCCGTGCCGCTGCAGGGCCGAGGTGTGCCGTCCGACGGCGTCCGGGTGACCGTACGCCCCGACGGATCCGCCCTGGTCGAGCTGGACGGAGGCGGCGAGGTGCGGCTGTCCGTCCCCGAGCCGCCGGAGCACCGGGGCAGGCCCAATGTGGAGCTGCTGCCCCTCGCGAGGGACGACGGGGACGAGACACAGCAGGAGGCCGCCGCGGACACCGCCGGCCTCCCGGAGGGCTGGGAACTCTGGCCGCTCGGCGGGGAGCTGGCCATCGGGGAGTCCCTGCTGCGGCTGTGCGAGCCGACCGTGCGGGACGCCGCGGTGCTGCCGTCCGAGGGCGGTGGCGGCCTGGACTACAACCGCCCGCCGCGGATCCTGCCGCATCTGGCACCCGAGCGGTACCGGCTGCCCGGGCCGCCCGAGCCGCCCGGGCGGCGGCCCATTCCGCTGCTGGCCGCCCTTGCCCCGATGGTCATGGGCGTCGCCATGGTGCTCTTCTTCAACTCGTACTTCTATCTGATGTTCATGCTCCTGACGCCGCTGCTGATGGCGGCGAACCATGTCAGCGGACGCCGCGCGGCCCGCAAGGACTTCGAGGAGAAGTCCCGCACCTACCGGCTCCGCCGTGCCTCGCTGGAGGAGGACGTACGGCAGAAGGTGGCCAGGGAACGGCAGTTGCGGACCGAGAGCGCCCCCGACCCCGCCGTGCTCGGACTGTGGGCGGTCGGCCCCGGCAACCGGCTGTGGGAACGCCGCCGTGGCGACCCGGACCATCTGGCGCTGCGGGTCGGCACCGCGGGGCAGCCGTCGCTGCTGGGTATCGACGACGCGGCGCGCGAGGACAACCACACCTCCGTGCACTGGACGATCCCCGACGCACCGGTCAGCTTGGACCTCGTCGGCTGCGGGGTGGTCGGCCTGGCCGGTGAGACCGGGACGGTCCAGGGCCTGGCCCGCTGGCTGACGGCCCAGGCCGCGGTCCTGCACACCCCCCGGGATCTGCGGATCGTCGTACTCACCGACAAGACGGCGCAGGAGTCCTGGGACTGGGTGCGCTGGCTGCCGCACTCCCGGGACGGGCTGCCGGGCTCCCGGGGCGGCGCCGTCACCCTCATCGGCAATGACCCGGAGACGGTGGGCAACCGGGTGGCCGAGCTGGTCTCCGCGCTGCGCACCCGCCAGCGGGCGGCCGAGTCGACGATGAGCAAGGCGCTGCTCAGCGAGCCGGACGTGCTGGTCGTGATGGACGGCGCCCGCCGCCTGCGCGACGTACCCGGTGTGGTCTCCATCCTGAAGGAGGGCCCCTCGGTCCGGATCCTCTCGCTCTGCCTGGACCAGGAGGAACGGCTCCTCCCGGAGGAGTGCACCGCCGTGGTCCGGAAGGAGAACCACCGGGTCACGCTGCGCCGCACCGGACAGCCCGACATCCCCGACATCCGCCCGGATCTGGTCGGGCCCGCGTGGTGCGAGCGCCTGGCCCGGGGCATCGCGCCGATCCACGACGTCACCCCGGACGCCGCGGAGGGGCTCCCCGCCCATGTCGGTCTGCTGGAGCTGCTCGGTCTGCCGGAGCCCAGCGGTCCCGAGATCGCGGCCCGCTGGGCGCGGCTGCCGGCGTCCACCGCCTTCCCGCTGGGCGCCGGCTACGACGGTCCGGCCGCGTTCGACCTGGTGAAGGACGGTCCGCACGGCCTGGTCGCGGGCACCACCGGCTCCGGCAAGTCGGAACTGCTGCAGACCTTCGTGGCCTCGCTCGCCGCGGTCAACCGGCCCGACGAGCTGACGTTCGTCCTGGTCGACTACAAGGGCGGCAGCGCGTTCAAGGACTGCGTACGGCTGCCGCACACCCTCGGCATGGTCACGGACCTGGACAGCCACCTGGTGCAGCGCGCGCTGACCTCGCTGACGGCCGAGGTGGTCCGCCGTGAGCACCTCCTGGCGGACGCCGGGGCCAAGGACCTGCCCGAGTACCAGGGCATGCGCCGCCGTGACCCGGAACTGGCGGCCGTGCCCCGGCTGGTGCTGGTGATCGACGAGTTCGCCACGCTGTTCCGGGAGATCCCCGACTTCATCCCCGGTCTGGTGAGCATCGCCCAGCGCGGCCGGTCCCTGGGCATCCACCTGATCCTGGCGACCCAGCGGCCGGCCGGCGTGGTCAACGCGGACATCCGGGCCAACACCAACCTGCGGATCGCCCTGCGCGTGACCGACGCCGGCGAGAGCCAGGACGTCATCGACATCAAGGACGCCGTCAGCATCTCCCCCACCACCCCCGGCCGCGCCCTGGCCCGCCTGGGGCACGGCACGGTCGTCCCCTTCCAGACCGCGTACTCCGGAACCCCACTGCCCGGGGCCCCCGGGTCCGCACCGGCTCAGGAGCCCGACAGGCCGCAGGAGCCGACCCCGGTCCGGACCACCGAACTGCCCTGGCAGCGCCTGGGACGCACCGCCGGCCTGCCCGACCTCACCGCCGCCCCTGCTTCTTCTGCGGCTGACGCCGAACTCCCCACCGCCCTCAACGCGCTGGTCGAGGCGGTGTCCGACGCGGCCGAACTCACCGGCTGCGCCCCGCAGCGCAGCCCCTGGCTCCCCCCGCTCGGCCGGTGCGTCCTCATCGACGACCTGCCGCAGCCCGACCCCGGACACTCCGGCGGCGCCCGGCTGGCCCCGGTGGCCTGGGCGTTGTCGGACCTGCCCGCCTCGCAGGCCCAGCTGCCCGTCCAGCTGGACCTCGACTCCTTCGGGCATCTGTACGTCGTCGGCATCCCCCGGTCCGGACGCTCACAGGTGCTGCGGACCATGGCCGGGTCCCTGGCCCGCGGCCACTCCTCGAAGGACGTCCACCTGTACGGCGTCGACTTCGCCGGCGGCGCGCTGTCCGCCATGGGTGTGCTGCCGCACTGCGGCGGGGTCGTCCCCCGGGGCGACACAGAGCGGCTGGAACGGCTGCTGGGTCGACTCGACACGGAACTGGAGCGCCGCCAGGCCGAACTGACGACGCATCACGCCAGTAATCTGGCGGAACTGCGCGAGATCCTGCCCGCCGCCGCCCGCCCCGCGCACATCATGCTGCTCGTCGACGGCTGGGACGCGCTGGCCGAGATCGTCGCCGAGCACAACGGCGGCCGGCAGATGGACCAGCTCAACCGGCTGCTGCGGGAAGGCGCCGCCTCCGGTCTCCATGTCGTCGCAACCTCTGAGCGCGCCCTGCTCTCCGGACGGGCCACCGCCCTCAATGACAACAAGCTGCTGCTGCGGCTCAACGACCGCGCCGACTACCACAGCGTCGGCAAGCGCCCGCGCGACATGCCCGACCTCATCCATCCCGGACAGGGCTGGACCTCCGACGGCGCCGAGATCCAGGTGGCCCTGCTCGCCCCCGGTGCCTCCGGCCAGGACCAGGCCGAGGCCCTGCGCCGCATCGGCGCCGAGGCGGTGCGCCGCGACGCCGGACTGCCCGAGGAGCGCAGGCCCGCCCGGATCGGTACCCTCCCGTCGAAGGTGGCCTTCACCGACGCGTACGACAAGGTGCGCGAGGAGCTGCGCCGCCCGATGTGGGGCCTGCTGGGCCTGGGCGGTGACGACGTCTCCCCCGTGGGCGTCGACTTCGCCGACGCCTCCCCGACCCTCGTCGTCGCCGGGCCCCCCGGATCCGGCCGCAGCACCACCCTGGCCTCCCTCGCCGTCTCCCTGCTCTCCTCCGGCACCCGCCTCGCCGTCCTCGCCCCCCGCGACACGCCCCTGCGCGCCCTCGCCGCGCACCCCGGCGTACGGTTCCTCACCTCGGCGGACCCCACCGCCCAGGAGCTGGCCGGCATCCTCGGACCCGACGGCGCGCCCCGCGTACTCCTCGTCGACGACGCCGACATGCTCGGCCAGACCCGGATCGACCAGGAGCTCCGTGACCTCGTCGAATCCGGCCGCGACCGCGGCATCGGGCTGGCCGCCGGTGTCTCGGCCGAGGCCATGTCCGGAGCGATGGGCTGGCTGGGCGCCCTGAAGCGGCGCCGCCGAGGTGTCCTGCTGGGCCCCCAGAGCCTCCTCGAAGGCGACATCCTCGGCGCCCGGCTCACCCACGCCCACCTGCGCAACCGCATGCTGGGCCGGGGTCTCACCGTCGACCAGCGCTCCGGCGCGCTGATCAATGTTCAGATCCCCGAGACCGAACTGGACTGA
- a CDS encoding sigma-70 family RNA polymerase sigma factor translates to MERDQDPGDPADTGDEAVRRLYEDHHGPLLRYVSGLLRGDRQRAEDFVQETLVRAWLSASDQPPGWSPPRAWLFRVAHNLVIDWARREQSHPELHQEHVLETHSDPVDPMSQAVHRRFIVHALSRLSRPHREVLFYVYVLGCSGPDAADALGIPPGTVKSRTHHALRELRRRHPQPELAAA, encoded by the coding sequence GTGGAGCGGGACCAGGATCCCGGCGATCCCGCCGATACCGGCGACGAAGCCGTTCGCAGACTCTACGAGGACCACCACGGGCCGCTGCTGCGCTATGTGTCCGGTCTGCTGCGCGGCGACCGGCAGCGCGCCGAGGACTTCGTGCAGGAAACCCTGGTACGCGCCTGGCTGAGCGCCTCGGACCAGCCGCCGGGCTGGTCGCCGCCCCGCGCCTGGCTGTTCAGGGTGGCGCACAACCTGGTGATCGACTGGGCCCGGCGGGAGCAGTCACACCCCGAACTCCACCAGGAACACGTCCTGGAGACGCACAGCGATCCCGTGGACCCGATGAGCCAGGCGGTCCACCGCCGCTTCATCGTGCACGCCCTGTCCCGGCTCTCCCGGCCCCACCGCGAAGTGCTCTTCTACGTCTACGTGCTCGGCTGCAGCGGCCCCGACGCCGCGGACGCGCTGGGCATCCCGCCGGGAACGGTGAAGTCCCGCACCCACCACGCCCTGCGGGAGCTGCGGCGCCGGCACCCCCAGCCCGAACTGGCGGCGGCATGA